The Nostoc sp. 'Lobaria pulmonaria (5183) cyanobiont' genome window below encodes:
- a CDS encoding MGH1-like glycoside hydrolase domain-containing protein, producing MTPEEVRLQQDQERVAYWKRWGPYLSDRQWGTVREDYSHDGSAWDYFPHDHARSRVYRWGEDGIAGISDSRQRLCFAIALWNGNDPILKERLFGLTGTEGNHGEDVKEYYFYLDNTPTHSYMKCLYKYPQQAFPYTQLLEENRRRSKFEPEFELLDTGIFAENRYFDVFIEYAKAAPEDILIQIAIANRSSEVSTLHLLPTLWFRNIWAWNLEIEKPLMKVVSSDSNFSLIEAENSHLGTRWLYCQGDTELLFTDNETNYERLFGYNNDSPYVKDGINEYVVNGKTAAVNSSRIGTKFASHQKLIINPGETKVVRLRLSDVQTLTDPFGKDFDTIFQTRIAEADEFYQGICPFPTSEDERNIQRQAFAGLLWSKQYYNYVVHDWLKGDPQQPPPPPERQAGRNHEWISLFSEDILSMPDKWEYPWFAAWDLAFHLIPLAVLDPNFAKLQLDRLTREWYMQPNGQLPAYEWALGDVNPPVQAWAALRVYQIEQKFYKKADRAFLAKVFHKLLLNFTWWVNRKDVEGKNVFQGGFLGLDNIGVFDRSKELPTGGHLNQADGTSWMGMYCLNMLAIALELAEEDSTYEDIASKFFEHFLYIADAIDGIGNADISLWDEEDGFYYDALHLPDGRQFPVKVRSIVGLIPLYAVTVLELETLQRFPGFKRRMEWFIRNRPDLKDNVACMETPGVGARKLLAIAYKTKLQRILQRMLDENEFLSDYGIRAISKHHLKDPYILHQGEHDYCVRYEPAESTTSLFGGNSNWRGPIWFPVNYLIIEALRKFHDYFGDSLKVEYPTGSGQEMTLQEVAIALSHRLVAIFEQDPAGRRPVYGGLEVFQSDPHWRNYILFHEYFHGDNGAGIGASHQTGWTGLVAALILQNAEHRAQEQHGKI from the coding sequence GTGACTCCAGAAGAAGTAAGATTGCAGCAGGATCAAGAACGTGTTGCCTACTGGAAACGCTGGGGGCCTTATCTCAGCGATCGCCAATGGGGAACGGTGCGGGAGGATTATAGCCACGATGGTTCTGCTTGGGATTATTTTCCTCACGATCATGCCCGATCGCGTGTTTACCGTTGGGGCGAAGATGGTATTGCTGGTATTTCCGATAGTCGGCAACGTTTGTGTTTTGCGATCGCGCTGTGGAATGGCAACGATCCCATTCTCAAAGAACGATTGTTTGGGCTAACGGGCACAGAAGGTAATCACGGTGAGGATGTTAAAGAGTATTACTTTTATCTTGACAATACGCCCACCCATTCCTACATGAAATGCTTGTACAAGTATCCCCAACAAGCATTTCCCTACACGCAACTCTTAGAAGAAAATCGACGCAGAAGCAAATTTGAACCGGAGTTCGAGCTACTTGATACGGGTATCTTTGCCGAAAACCGTTATTTTGATGTTTTCATCGAGTATGCCAAAGCCGCACCAGAAGATATTTTAATTCAAATTGCGATCGCTAATCGCAGTTCAGAAGTCAGCACACTCCACCTACTGCCAACACTCTGGTTTCGTAATATCTGGGCTTGGAATCTCGAAATTGAGAAACCTTTGATGAAAGTGGTTAGCTCAGATTCCAACTTCAGTTTAATTGAAGCCGAGAATTCTCACCTGGGAACTCGTTGGCTATACTGCCAAGGAGACACAGAACTCCTGTTTACCGACAACGAAACCAATTACGAACGATTATTTGGTTACAACAATGACTCACCTTATGTCAAAGATGGCATTAATGAGTATGTGGTGAATGGGAAAACAGCAGCCGTCAATTCCAGCCGTATAGGTACAAAGTTTGCCTCTCACCAGAAATTAATCATCAATCCAGGTGAAACTAAAGTTGTGCGCTTGCGGTTGAGTGATGTGCAAACACTGACAGATCCTTTTGGCAAAGATTTTGACACAATTTTCCAGACACGCATTGCCGAAGCTGATGAATTTTATCAGGGCATCTGTCCCTTCCCAACCTCAGAAGATGAGCGCAATATTCAGCGCCAAGCCTTTGCCGGCTTGCTATGGAGCAAACAGTATTATAACTATGTCGTTCATGACTGGCTCAAGGGCGATCCCCAACAACCGCCACCTCCACCGGAACGACAAGCTGGACGCAACCATGAGTGGATTTCTCTATTTAGCGAAGATATCCTCTCCATGCCAGACAAGTGGGAATACCCTTGGTTTGCTGCTTGGGATCTAGCATTTCACCTAATTCCCCTAGCTGTGCTCGATCCAAATTTTGCTAAGTTGCAGCTAGACCGCCTCACACGCGAATGGTATATGCAGCCCAATGGTCAATTACCTGCTTACGAATGGGCATTAGGTGATGTTAATCCCCCCGTGCAAGCGTGGGCAGCTTTGCGCGTTTATCAAATCGAGCAGAAGTTTTACAAAAAAGCCGATCGCGCTTTTCTGGCAAAGGTCTTTCATAAGCTGCTGCTGAATTTTACTTGGTGGGTAAATCGCAAAGATGTAGAAGGTAAGAACGTCTTTCAGGGCGGGTTTTTGGGACTGGACAACATAGGGGTATTTGACCGCAGCAAAGAATTGCCCACAGGCGGCCATCTCAATCAAGCAGATGGTACAAGCTGGATGGGAATGTACTGTTTAAATATGCTAGCGATCGCCCTAGAACTTGCTGAAGAAGATTCTACCTACGAAGACATTGCTAGCAAGTTCTTCGAGCATTTTCTTTACATTGCCGATGCCATTGACGGCATTGGTAATGCAGATATTTCGCTATGGGATGAAGAAGACGGCTTTTACTACGATGCCCTGCATTTACCCGATGGACGGCAATTTCCGGTAAAAGTACGCTCAATCGTAGGGTTAATTCCCCTTTACGCTGTCACAGTCTTGGAATTAGAAACTTTACAACGTTTTCCCGGCTTTAAGCGTCGGATGGAATGGTTCATTCGCAATCGCCCAGATTTAAAAGATAATGTCGCCTGTATGGAAACACCAGGGGTAGGTGCAAGAAAACTATTAGCGATCGCTTACAAGACAAAATTACAACGTATTCTGCAACGGATGCTCGACGAGAATGAATTCTTGAGTGATTACGGAATTCGTGCCATTTCCAAGCATCACCTCAAAGATCCTTATATCTTACATCAAGGCGAACATGATTACTGCGTTCGTTACGAACCCGCCGAATCTACCACAAGTTTGTTTGGCGGTAACTCTAACTGGCGTGGCCCGATTTGGTTCCCGGTAAACTATTTAATTATTGAAGCACTCCGGAAGTTTCATGACTACTTCGGAGATAGCTTGAAGGTGGAATATCCCACAGGTTCCGGGCAAGAAATGACATTACAGGAAGTAGCGATCGCCCTTTCTCATCGCTTAGTTGCAATTTTTGAGCAAGATCCTGCCGGTCGTCGTCCGGTATATGGCGGTCTAGAAGTATTTCAATCCGATCCCCATTGGCGCAACTATATTTTGTTCCATGAATACTTTCACGGAGATAACGGGGCGGGTATTGGAGCTAGTCATCAAACAGGCTGGACAGGATTAGTCGCCGCGCTAATTCTCCAAAATGCTGAACACCGGGCGCAAGAGCAGCATGGAAAGATTTAG
- a CDS encoding glucose 1-dehydrogenase: MKLKDKIALVTGSSQGIGQAIAIRLAQEGASIVINYRSHPEGAEETLSKVKAAGGQCHIVDGFAIQGDIGTVADVQRMIADSISHFGKLDILVNNAGIEKNADFWDVTEADYDAVMNVNLKGIFFATQAFVQHRLETKQPGKIINISSVHEELPFPHFAAYCASKGGLKMLTRNLAVELAPHGININNVAPGAIETPINTKLLNDPQKLGALLKNIPLGRLGQPGDVASMVAFLASSESDYVTGTTFVVDGGLLWNYQEQ, translated from the coding sequence ATGAAACTAAAAGATAAAATTGCACTGGTTACAGGTAGTAGTCAAGGGATAGGACAGGCGATCGCAATTCGTCTAGCACAGGAAGGAGCAAGTATTGTTATCAACTACCGCTCTCATCCTGAAGGTGCGGAAGAAACCTTGTCGAAAGTAAAGGCAGCTGGTGGTCAGTGCCATATAGTAGACGGGTTTGCAATTCAAGGAGATATAGGTACGGTTGCCGATGTGCAGCGCATGATTGCAGACAGTATTTCCCACTTTGGCAAGCTAGATATCTTAGTTAACAATGCAGGCATCGAAAAAAACGCCGATTTTTGGGATGTGACTGAAGCCGATTACGATGCTGTCATGAATGTGAATCTCAAAGGAATATTCTTTGCCACACAAGCATTTGTGCAACACCGACTAGAAACAAAGCAACCTGGCAAGATTATTAATATTAGTTCCGTACACGAAGAATTACCCTTTCCGCACTTTGCTGCCTACTGTGCTAGCAAAGGTGGCTTGAAAATGCTCACCCGTAATTTAGCTGTGGAACTGGCTCCTCATGGCATTAATATTAATAATGTTGCGCCAGGGGCAATCGAAACTCCCATCAATACTAAACTTTTAAACGATCCACAGAAGTTAGGGGCACTCCTGAAAAACATTCCCTTGGGACGATTAGGACAACCAGGAGATGTTGCGTCTATGGTGGCATTTCTCGCATCTTCTGAGTCAGATTATGTAACAGGGACAACATTTGTTGTTGACGGTGGATTGCTCTGGAATTATCAAGAGCAATAG